One Streptomyces sp. P9-A2 DNA window includes the following coding sequences:
- a CDS encoding SDR family NAD(P)-dependent oxidoreductase, which yields MLRTELIRPLPELLAHQARHFGAKVAYRDARRSVSYTDLEARTRRLAGHLADLRLQPGDRAAICLGNRVETVESYYAITRASAIGVPANPRSSDAELAHLLDDSGARIVVTDHPHVEQLRRLLPDRPHLTVVLVGDEPLPPGFLSYEAFATREPATPARDDLGLDDLAWMLYTSGTTGRPKGVLSTQRNCLWSVAACYVPVPGLGPEDRVVWPLPLFHSLSHIACVLSVVAVGATARIVDGLSAEDVLTALEEERATFLAGVPTLLHYLLDAARDRGFTAPRLRVALVGGAVTTASLRRSFERVFGIPLIDAYGSTETCGAITVNWPSGARTEGSCGLPVVGLGVRLVDTQTGEDVADGREGEVWVRGPSVMAGYHNQPEATAAAFHDGWYRTGDLARCDEAGYFTITGRRKELIIRAGENIHPGEVEEVLRTVPGVADVAVVGKPHNVLGEVPVAFIVPGPQGPDTEALFAACREHLSYFKVPEELYEIEAIPRTASGKIVRHRLLETPARLRATSSGLYDSLFRVDWIPSSPISFGAARGKQGGWALAGPDPLGVAAALRDAGTPCEVASDRAAVRTPADGTDVLLLDRTAYDSGAGIEEFVASLQDRLADDHDRHVTLVVLTRRAVAAGDGEDVLDPAHTPLWGLVRALQTEHPGRLVLADLDTDGLGADGARPLVAAVNAGEPQFAVRSGVALLPRLARVSMDVEAAPRPLLDPDGTVLVTGAATAQGAALARHLATAHGARHLLLAHTPGHGDESVQTLCEDLARTGARATAVACDPSDRAALAALLAERGRPPLTAVVHAEEITGTGTVSAAAHALHDMTAGLDLRAFVLCSSPLGVLGAPGAGDIASECAALDALAQHRRADGLPALSLAWGPWADGAAGSAVPYGAGELTEQQALVMFDAAHAVGEAAFVAMRLDNAALLTGPVPAPLCGLIDTTARREPTETADLRGRLEGLPEEEREEHLLRLVRDETATVLGHDGAEDVQTDRAFKEMGFTSLMAVSLRDRLNTATGLRLPATSAFDHPTPEALARQLLREVYGEPADEPGPSARPAAALDDDPIAIVSMGCRLPGGVSSPEHLWRLVADGDDGRSPFPSDRGWNLGELYDPDPDAAGKSYVMEGGFLDDVAGFDAEFFGISPREAVAMDPQQRLLLETSWEVFERAGLDVDALRGASVGVFAGSMYHDYTTRAVRPTKEVEGYLGVGGAGSVVSGRVSYTFGFEGPAVTVDTACSSSLVALHLAAQALRTGECSLALAGGVTVMSTPGSFVEFSRQRGLAPDGRVKAFAAGADGTNWSEGVALLLLERLSDARRNGHEVLAVVRGSAVNQDGASNGLTAPNGPSQQRVIRQALANAGLTAADVDAVEAHGTGTSLGDPIEAQALIATYGRERPGEDRPLWLGSLKSNIGHAQAAAGAAGVIKMVQAMRHGVLPRTLHVDAPTPEVDWTRGAVELLTESRPWPETGHPRRAGVSSFGISGTNAHVLLEQPEDPATPPAGRPSPADTPDRALPDGLLPYVLSAKSPEALRAQAGRVAGLLGAEDAPSPADIALTLGGRQAFAHRAVVVASSAEEARTALAGLAAGDGTTGTATGGRLAFVFSGQGAQRPGAGRELYDAFPAYARAFDEACAALDHGLERPLRDIVFAEPGTPEADLLDRTAYTQAALFAVGVALYRLVESWGVRPDLVAGHSIGELAAAHVAGVWSLEDAATLVAARGAMMQRLPEGGAMIAVQATEDEVAAETTGAVAVAALNGPEAVVLSGDTPAVEAAAARFAALGRRTKRLRVSHAFHSARMEPMLDAFRDVAARLDFHAPDLPVVSNLTGTLADPGELRTPDYWVRHVRGTVRFADGLRTLREQGVTTVLELGPGGVLTAMAQDSLPEDVDCVAALRDGRPEPATLLTAIGRAHTRGAPVDWAALLAGGDARATTAVPTYAFQHRRYWLDATPAAGDLSAAGITAAQHPLLDATVEVPEADAVTFTGRLSLADRPWLADHAVGGTVLLPGTALVEMTVRAGDEVGCGSVRELVLAAPLALPETGAVRIRVHVGAPDGTGDRPVSVHSRPDGDEGPWTRHASGTLTEPGDAPGPDTGAWPPPNATAVPVTDFYPRRARDGYAYGPAFQGLSAAWTLGEEVFAEVALDDEHHDDAAQFGLHPALFDAALHPSAFGAVDEPADGSRLLPFAWNGVRLHAAGAKALRVRITPAGENAVGLRVTDTTGAPVADVDSLVLRPVAAERLRPAGPTGHESLFRTEWTPLPVTARPDGLDGFRVLEATGDGTQPEAVHALTARVLEHLQTFLADTETDDSARLLVLTRGAVTVRDGENATDPAAAAVWGLVRSAQSEHPGRLVLADTDHLDTSRDALTGLPAVADALEETQFAVRDGEVTVPRLVPAAGPALTVPGDTGAWHLDTTGPGTLENLALVPDADPGPPAHGQVRVAVRAAGINFRDVMIALDMYPGEAAIGGEAAGVVLATGPGVDGLKPGDRVMGLFPGGAFGPEATTDHRRLVRVPAGWTFAQAAAAPIAFLTALYGLRDLADVRPGETVLVHAAAGGVGMAAVQIARHLGAEVCGTASPGKWDTLRAQGLDDAHIANSRTTAFEQHFLDTTGGRGVDVVLDALAGEFVDASLRLLPRGGRFLEMGKTDIRDAVEVAERHPGVRYRAYDLVEADHDRVRELLDELVALFDRGALTPLPVTAWDVRQAPDAFRHLSRARHIGKAVLTLPHRPDPDGTVLVTGGTGSLGALVARHLVTAHGARNLLLTSRSGPDAPGARELAAELTALGATVTVEACDAADRDALAALLASVPATAPLTAVVHTAGVVDDGVLAALTPGRTATVLRPKADAALHLHDLTRDLDLAALVLFSSAAGTLGNPGQANYAAANSFLDGLAHVRRAEGLPATSLAWGLWSHASGMTGTLAEADLRRTARDGMLGLTAEDGLALLDAALTSAEPVLVPTRLDLGVLRERAASGTLPPMLRALVRAPRRTAAATTAAGHTLAERLTGLPADEKAALVLDVVRREAAAVLGHSDASLVVPERAFKEAGFDSLTAVELRNRLTRAAGTGLPTTAVFDYPAPTALADYLLKAIDQESDPVTTKLDALEAALDALLAEELEHSGIHSRLRFLGSRLEEAGLVGGPAENTDRARQLEAASADDVYAFIDNELGLG from the coding sequence ATGTTGCGTACGGAGCTGATTCGGCCGCTACCCGAGCTGCTGGCCCACCAGGCTCGGCACTTCGGAGCCAAGGTCGCCTACCGTGATGCCCGACGGAGCGTCAGTTACACCGATCTGGAGGCACGGACCCGGCGACTGGCCGGCCACCTCGCTGATTTGCGGCTGCAACCAGGCGATCGTGCCGCGATCTGTCTGGGCAACCGCGTCGAGACCGTCGAGAGCTACTACGCCATCACCCGAGCCAGCGCCATCGGCGTCCCGGCCAATCCGCGCAGCAGCGACGCGGAACTCGCGCACCTCCTCGACGACAGCGGCGCCCGGATCGTCGTCACCGACCACCCGCACGTGGAACAGCTGCGGCGCCTGCTGCCGGACCGGCCCCACCTGACGGTCGTCCTGGTCGGCGACGAGCCGCTGCCGCCCGGCTTCCTCTCCTACGAGGCCTTCGCGACCCGTGAGCCCGCCACGCCGGCCCGGGACGACCTCGGTCTCGACGACCTCGCATGGATGCTCTACACCTCCGGAACCACCGGTAGACCCAAGGGAGTTCTTTCCACCCAGCGCAACTGCCTGTGGTCGGTGGCCGCCTGCTACGTGCCGGTCCCCGGACTGGGCCCCGAGGACCGGGTCGTCTGGCCGCTCCCCCTCTTCCACAGCCTCTCGCACATCGCCTGCGTGCTCTCCGTGGTGGCCGTCGGCGCCACCGCGCGCATCGTCGACGGCCTGTCGGCCGAGGACGTGCTGACCGCACTGGAGGAGGAGCGCGCCACCTTCCTGGCCGGTGTCCCCACCCTGCTGCACTACCTGCTCGACGCGGCCCGCGACCGCGGCTTCACCGCCCCCCGGCTCCGGGTGGCCCTGGTGGGCGGCGCGGTCACCACCGCCTCGCTGCGCCGCTCGTTCGAGCGTGTCTTCGGCATCCCCCTCATCGACGCCTATGGCTCCACCGAGACCTGCGGTGCCATCACCGTCAACTGGCCCTCGGGCGCCAGGACGGAGGGCTCCTGCGGACTGCCGGTGGTGGGCCTGGGCGTACGCCTGGTCGACACGCAGACCGGTGAGGACGTCGCCGACGGCCGGGAGGGCGAGGTGTGGGTGCGCGGCCCGAGCGTCATGGCCGGTTACCACAACCAGCCCGAGGCCACCGCGGCCGCCTTCCACGACGGCTGGTACCGCACCGGCGACCTGGCCCGCTGCGACGAGGCCGGGTACTTCACCATCACCGGCCGCAGGAAGGAACTGATCATCCGCGCGGGGGAGAACATCCACCCCGGCGAGGTGGAGGAGGTCCTGCGCACCGTCCCCGGAGTCGCCGACGTCGCGGTGGTCGGCAAGCCGCACAACGTGCTCGGCGAGGTACCGGTCGCGTTCATTGTCCCCGGCCCCCAGGGACCGGACACGGAAGCGCTGTTCGCCGCGTGCCGCGAGCACCTCTCCTACTTCAAGGTGCCGGAGGAGCTCTACGAGATCGAGGCGATCCCGCGCACCGCCTCCGGCAAGATCGTCCGACACCGGCTCCTCGAGACCCCCGCGCGGCTGCGCGCCACCAGCAGCGGCCTGTACGACTCGTTGTTCCGCGTCGACTGGATACCCAGCTCCCCGATCTCCTTCGGCGCGGCCCGGGGCAAGCAGGGCGGCTGGGCGCTGGCCGGCCCCGACCCGCTCGGCGTGGCCGCCGCGCTGCGCGATGCCGGCACCCCGTGCGAGGTCGCCTCCGACCGGGCCGCCGTCCGTACGCCGGCCGACGGCACGGACGTCCTCCTCCTGGACCGGACCGCCTACGACTCCGGCGCGGGCATCGAGGAGTTCGTCGCCTCCCTCCAGGACCGGCTGGCCGACGACCACGACCGGCACGTCACGCTCGTGGTGCTCACCCGGCGCGCCGTGGCCGCCGGTGACGGCGAGGACGTGCTGGATCCCGCGCACACCCCGCTGTGGGGCCTCGTCCGCGCCCTGCAGACCGAGCATCCCGGCCGGCTCGTCCTCGCCGACCTCGACACCGACGGCCTCGGCGCCGACGGCGCACGGCCCCTGGTCGCCGCCGTCAACGCCGGTGAGCCGCAGTTCGCCGTCCGCTCCGGGGTCGCCCTGCTGCCGCGCCTGGCCCGCGTCTCCATGGACGTCGAGGCGGCTCCGCGGCCGCTGCTCGACCCCGACGGGACGGTCCTGGTCACCGGTGCCGCCACCGCCCAGGGCGCGGCCCTCGCCCGCCACCTCGCGACCGCGCACGGCGCCCGCCACCTGCTCCTCGCCCACACCCCGGGCCACGGCGACGAGAGCGTGCAGACCCTGTGCGAGGACCTCGCCCGGACCGGCGCCCGCGCCACCGCCGTCGCCTGCGACCCGAGCGACCGTGCCGCCCTCGCCGCACTGCTGGCCGAACGGGGCAGGCCCCCGCTGACGGCCGTCGTGCACGCGGAGGAGATCACCGGCACCGGCACCGTGTCCGCCGCGGCCCACGCCCTGCACGACATGACCGCCGGCCTCGACCTGCGCGCGTTCGTCCTGTGCTCCTCGCCCCTCGGCGTCCTCGGCGCCCCCGGCGCCGGCGACATCGCCTCCGAGTGCGCCGCCCTGGACGCCCTGGCCCAGCACCGGCGCGCCGACGGCCTGCCCGCCCTGTCCCTGGCCTGGGGCCCTTGGGCCGACGGCGCCGCCGGAAGCGCCGTCCCCTACGGGGCGGGCGAACTCACCGAACAGCAGGCCTTGGTGATGTTCGACGCCGCGCACGCCGTGGGAGAGGCCGCGTTCGTCGCGATGCGCCTCGACAACGCCGCCCTGCTCACCGGCCCGGTCCCCGCCCCGCTGTGCGGGCTGATCGACACCACGGCCCGCCGGGAGCCGACGGAGACCGCCGACCTGCGCGGCCGGTTGGAAGGCCTGCCCGAGGAGGAGCGGGAGGAGCACCTGCTGCGGCTGGTGCGCGACGAGACCGCCACGGTCCTCGGCCACGATGGCGCCGAGGACGTCCAGACCGACCGGGCATTCAAGGAGATGGGGTTCACCTCCCTGATGGCGGTCTCCCTGCGCGACAGGCTCAACACCGCCACCGGACTGCGGCTCCCCGCCACCAGCGCCTTCGACCACCCCACCCCCGAGGCACTGGCCCGGCAACTGCTGCGCGAGGTCTACGGCGAGCCGGCCGACGAGCCGGGCCCCTCCGCACGGCCCGCGGCGGCCCTAGACGACGACCCGATCGCCATCGTCTCGATGGGGTGCCGGCTGCCCGGCGGCGTCTCGTCCCCCGAGCACCTGTGGCGCCTGGTCGCCGACGGCGACGACGGCCGCTCCCCGTTCCCCTCCGACCGCGGCTGGAACCTCGGCGAACTGTACGACCCCGACCCCGACGCGGCCGGGAAGTCCTACGTCATGGAGGGCGGCTTCCTCGACGACGTCGCCGGCTTCGACGCCGAGTTCTTCGGGATCTCCCCGCGCGAGGCCGTCGCGATGGACCCCCAGCAGCGGCTCCTCCTGGAGACCTCCTGGGAGGTCTTCGAACGCGCCGGCCTGGACGTGGACGCGCTGCGCGGCGCGAGCGTCGGCGTCTTCGCCGGGTCCATGTACCACGACTACACCACCCGCGCGGTACGGCCCACCAAGGAGGTCGAGGGCTACCTCGGCGTGGGCGGCGCGGGCAGCGTCGTCTCCGGCCGGGTGTCCTACACCTTCGGCTTCGAGGGCCCCGCCGTGACGGTGGACACCGCCTGCTCGTCCTCGCTGGTCGCCCTGCACCTGGCCGCCCAGGCGCTGCGCACGGGGGAGTGCTCCCTGGCGCTGGCCGGCGGCGTCACCGTGATGTCGACCCCCGGCAGCTTCGTCGAGTTCTCGCGGCAGCGCGGCCTCGCCCCCGACGGCCGCGTCAAGGCCTTCGCCGCCGGGGCGGACGGCACGAACTGGTCCGAGGGAGTGGCCCTGCTGCTCCTCGAACGGCTCTCCGACGCCCGCCGCAACGGCCACGAGGTCCTCGCCGTCGTGCGCGGCAGCGCGGTGAACCAGGACGGCGCGTCCAACGGCCTGACCGCGCCCAACGGCCCCTCCCAGCAGCGCGTGATCCGGCAGGCGCTGGCCAACGCCGGTCTGACGGCAGCCGACGTGGACGCGGTCGAGGCGCACGGCACGGGCACGTCCCTGGGTGACCCGATCGAGGCCCAGGCCCTCATCGCCACCTACGGCCGGGAACGGCCCGGCGAGGACCGGCCCCTGTGGCTGGGGTCGTTGAAGTCGAACATCGGACACGCCCAGGCCGCCGCCGGCGCGGCAGGCGTGATCAAGATGGTGCAGGCCATGCGGCACGGAGTGCTGCCCAGGACGCTGCACGTCGACGCCCCGACGCCCGAGGTCGACTGGACCCGCGGCGCCGTCGAACTCCTCACCGAGTCCAGGCCCTGGCCCGAGACCGGACACCCGCGCCGCGCGGGAGTGTCCTCCTTCGGGATCAGCGGCACCAACGCCCACGTCCTCCTCGAACAGCCCGAGGATCCCGCGACGCCGCCCGCCGGCAGACCGTCCCCGGCGGACACGCCGGACCGCGCACTGCCCGACGGGCTCCTCCCGTACGTCCTGTCCGCCAAGTCCCCCGAGGCCCTGCGCGCCCAGGCCGGACGCGTCGCCGGTCTCCTCGGAGCCGAGGACGCCCCCTCCCCGGCCGACATCGCCCTCACCCTCGGCGGACGTCAGGCCTTCGCCCACCGCGCGGTCGTCGTCGCCTCCTCCGCGGAAGAGGCCCGCACCGCCCTGGCCGGCCTCGCCGCCGGCGACGGCACGACAGGCACCGCCACCGGCGGCCGACTCGCGTTCGTCTTCTCCGGCCAGGGCGCCCAGCGCCCCGGAGCGGGCCGCGAACTGTACGACGCGTTCCCCGCCTACGCCCGCGCCTTCGACGAGGCCTGCGCCGCCCTCGACCACGGACTCGAACGCCCCCTGCGCGACATCGTCTTCGCCGAACCCGGCACCCCCGAGGCGGACCTGCTCGACCGGACCGCCTACACCCAGGCGGCCCTGTTCGCCGTGGGCGTCGCCCTCTACCGGCTCGTCGAGTCCTGGGGCGTGCGCCCCGACCTGGTCGCCGGCCACTCCATCGGTGAACTCGCCGCCGCCCACGTCGCCGGCGTCTGGTCCCTGGAGGACGCCGCGACCCTGGTCGCCGCCCGCGGCGCGATGATGCAGCGCCTCCCCGAGGGCGGCGCCATGATCGCCGTACAGGCCACCGAGGACGAGGTCGCCGCCGAGACGACCGGGGCGGTCGCCGTCGCGGCGCTCAACGGCCCCGAGGCCGTGGTCCTCTCCGGCGACACCCCCGCCGTCGAAGCGGCGGCCGCCCGGTTCGCCGCCCTCGGCCGCCGGACGAAGCGGCTGCGCGTCTCGCACGCCTTCCACTCGGCGCGCATGGAGCCCATGCTGGACGCCTTCCGCGACGTCGCCGCCCGGCTGGACTTCCACGCCCCGGACCTGCCCGTCGTCTCCAACCTCACCGGCACCCTCGCCGACCCCGGCGAACTGCGCACCCCCGACTACTGGGTGCGGCACGTCCGCGGCACCGTCCGCTTCGCCGACGGCCTGCGCACCCTGCGCGAACAGGGCGTCACCACCGTGCTCGAACTCGGCCCCGGCGGAGTGCTGACCGCCATGGCGCAGGACAGCCTCCCCGAGGACGTCGACTGCGTGGCCGCACTGCGCGACGGACGGCCCGAACCCGCGACGCTGCTCACGGCCATCGGCCGCGCCCACACCAGGGGCGCCCCCGTCGACTGGGCCGCCCTGCTCGCGGGCGGCGACGCCCGCGCCACCACCGCCGTACCGACCTACGCCTTCCAGCACCGGCGCTACTGGCTCGACGCCACCCCCGCCGCCGGCGACCTCAGCGCCGCGGGCATCACCGCGGCACAGCACCCGCTGCTCGACGCGACGGTGGAAGTGCCCGAGGCCGACGCCGTCACCTTCACCGGCCGCCTCTCCTTGGCCGACCGGCCCTGGCTCGCCGACCACGCGGTCGGCGGCACCGTCCTGCTGCCCGGAACGGCCCTCGTCGAGATGACCGTCCGGGCCGGCGACGAGGTCGGCTGCGGAAGCGTCCGCGAACTCGTCCTGGCCGCACCCCTGGCACTGCCCGAGACCGGCGCCGTCCGCATCAGGGTGCACGTCGGCGCCCCCGACGGGACCGGCGACCGCCCCGTCTCCGTCCACTCCCGCCCCGACGGCGACGAGGGCCCCTGGACCCGCCACGCGAGCGGCACCCTCACGGAACCCGGCGACGCCCCCGGCCCCGACACCGGAGCCTGGCCCCCGCCAAACGCCACGGCCGTGCCCGTCACCGACTTCTACCCGCGGCGCGCCCGGGACGGCTACGCCTACGGCCCCGCCTTCCAGGGACTGAGCGCCGCGTGGACCCTCGGCGAGGAGGTCTTCGCCGAGGTCGCCCTCGACGACGAGCACCACGACGACGCCGCCCAGTTCGGCCTGCACCCCGCCCTCTTCGACGCCGCCCTGCACCCCAGCGCCTTCGGCGCCGTCGACGAACCCGCCGACGGATCCCGTCTGCTGCCCTTCGCGTGGAACGGCGTACGCCTGCACGCCGCCGGCGCCAAGGCCCTGCGGGTGCGGATCACCCCCGCCGGAGAGAACGCGGTCGGCCTGCGCGTCACCGACACCACCGGCGCCCCGGTCGCCGACGTCGACTCCCTCGTCCTGCGCCCCGTGGCCGCCGAACGGCTGCGCCCCGCCGGACCGACCGGACACGAGTCGCTGTTCCGCACCGAGTGGACACCGCTGCCGGTCACGGCCCGCCCGGACGGCCTCGACGGCTTCCGCGTCCTCGAAGCCACCGGCGACGGCACCCAGCCCGAGGCCGTCCACGCACTGACCGCCCGCGTCCTCGAACACCTCCAGACGTTTCTGGCCGACACCGAAACCGACGACAGCGCGCGGCTCCTCGTGCTCACCCGGGGCGCCGTCACCGTCCGCGACGGCGAGAACGCCACCGACCCGGCCGCGGCCGCCGTCTGGGGCCTCGTGCGCTCCGCTCAGTCCGAACACCCCGGCCGCCTCGTCCTGGCCGACACCGACCACCTCGACACCTCCCGCGACGCGCTCACCGGGCTCCCCGCAGTCGCCGACGCCCTGGAAGAGACGCAGTTCGCGGTGCGGGACGGCGAGGTCACCGTGCCCCGCCTCGTCCCCGCCGCCGGACCCGCCCTAACCGTCCCCGGGGACACCGGCGCCTGGCACCTCGACACCACCGGGCCCGGCACCCTGGAGAACCTTGCCCTCGTACCGGACGCCGACCCCGGCCCCCCGGCCCACGGCCAGGTCCGCGTCGCCGTCCGCGCCGCGGGCATAAACTTCCGCGACGTCATGATCGCCCTGGACATGTACCCCGGCGAGGCCGCGATCGGCGGCGAGGCGGCTGGCGTCGTCCTCGCGACCGGCCCCGGCGTCGACGGCCTGAAGCCCGGCGACCGGGTCATGGGACTCTTCCCCGGCGGCGCGTTCGGCCCCGAGGCCACCACCGACCACCGCAGGCTCGTCCGCGTCCCCGCCGGATGGACCTTCGCCCAGGCCGCCGCCGCGCCCATCGCGTTCCTCACCGCCCTCTACGGCCTGCGCGACCTGGCCGACGTCCGGCCCGGCGAGACCGTCCTCGTCCACGCCGCAGCCGGCGGCGTCGGCATGGCCGCCGTCCAGATCGCCCGCCACCTCGGCGCCGAGGTCTGTGGCACCGCGAGCCCCGGCAAGTGGGACACCCTGCGCGCCCAGGGACTCGACGACGCCCACATCGCCAACTCCCGCACCACCGCCTTCGAACAGCACTTCCTCGACACCACCGGCGGACGCGGCGTCGACGTCGTCCTCGACGCCCTCGCCGGCGAGTTCGTCGACGCGTCGCTGCGCCTGCTCCCGCGCGGCGGCCGCTTCCTCGAAATGGGCAAGACCGACATCCGCGACGCCGTCGAGGTCGCCGAACGCCACCCCGGGGTGCGGTACCGCGCCTACGACCTCGTCGAGGCGGACCACGACCGGGTGCGCGAACTGCTGGACGAACTCGTCGCCCTCTTCGACCGCGGCGCCCTCACCCCCCTGCCCGTGACCGCGTGGGACGTACGCCAGGCCCCGGACGCCTTCCGGCACCTCAGCAGGGCCCGCCACATCGGCAAGGCCGTCCTGACCCTGCCTCACCGGCCCGACCCCGACGGCACCGTCCTGGTCACCGGCGGCACCGGCTCCCTCGGCGCACTCGTCGCCCGCCACCTCGTCACCGCGCACGGCGCCCGCAACCTGCTCCTCACCAGCAGGAGCGGCCCCGACGCACCCGGCGCCCGGGAACTCGCCGCCGAACTCACCGCACTGGGCGCGACCGTCACCGTCGAGGCCTGCGACGCCGCCGACCGCGACGCGCTCGCCGCGCTGCTGGCCTCCGTCCCGGCGACCGCGCCCCTCACGGCGGTGGTGCACACCGCCGGCGTCGTCGACGACGGCGTACTGGCGGCCCTCACCCCCGGGCGGACGGCCACCGTCCTGCGGCCCAAGGCCGACGCCGCCCTCCACCTGCACGACCTGACCCGGGACCTCGACCTCGCCGCCCTGGTGCTGTTCTCCTCGGCCGCGGGCACCCTCGGCAACCCCGGACAGGCCAACTACGCGGCCGCCAACTCCTTCCTCGACGGCCTCGCCCACGTCCGCCGCGCCGAGGGACTGCCCGCCACATCGCTCGCCTGGGGCCTGTGGTCCCACGCGAGCGGCATGACCGGCACCCTCGCCGAGGCCGACCTGCGGCGCACCGCACGCGACGGCATGCTGGGACTGACCGCCGAGGACGGCCTGGCCCTCCTCGACGCCGCCCTGACGAGCGCCGAACCGGTCCTCGTACCGACCCGCCTCGACCTCGGCGTGCTACGCGAACGTGCCGCGTCCGGCACCCTCCCACCGATGCTGCGCGCGCTCGTGCGCGCGCCGCGCCGGACGGCGGCCGCCACCACGGCCGCCGGACACACACTGGCCGAACGGCTCACCGGGCTCCCCGCGGACGAGAAGGCCGCCCTCGTCCTGGACGTGGTCCGCCGGGAGGCCGCCGCCGTCCTCGGCCACTCCGACGCCTCACTGGTCGTACCCGAACGAGCCTTCAAGGAGGCCGGGTTCGACTCGCTGACAGCGGTGGAACTGCGCAACCGGCTCACCAGGGCCGCCGGCACCGGACTGCCGACGACGGCCGTCTTCGACTACCCGGCGCCCACCGCCCTCGCCGACTACCTGCTCAAGGCCATCGACCAGGAGTCCGACCCGGTCACCACCAAACTCGACGCCCTGGAAGCGGCGCTCGACGCCCTGCTGGCGGAGGAGCTGGAACACTCCGGCATCCACTCCCGCCTGCGGTTCCTCGGATCGCGACTCGAAGAGGCCGGCCTGGTCG